Within Betaproteobacteria bacterium, the genomic segment GACTCGATCATCCTCGGCGCCGTCGACATGTCCGCCGACCTGCGTTGCGAGAAATCCTGGGAGCCTTTGCTGTACGCGCGTTCGCGGCTGGTGCATGCGGCCGCGTCGGCCGGCATCGATCTGCTCGATGTCCCTTTCCTGAATCTCGAGGATGCGGAAGGTCTGCGGCAGGAAGCCACGGCCTGCGCGCGGCTCGGCTTCACCGGCAAGGCGTCGATCCACCCGAACCAGATCGCGATCATCCATGCCGCGTTCACGCCGGATGCGAAGGCCATCGAAAAGGCGCGCAAGGTCTGTGCCGCGTTCGAGCAGGACAGCACCGGCCTGGTCGTCGTGGACGGCGAGTTGATCGAGCTGCCGGTCGTGCGATCCATGTACCGCGTGCTGGCCATCGCCGAACGCCTTAAGAGCGCCGCCTAGGTCCTACTTCAAAACCCAACACAGCAGCTTCAGCTCCAAGTGTTCCCTTGAGTGTTTCACCTTAAGGCACGGAGGACACAGATACCCTCGCGAAGCGTGGAGTACCCCTTTAAGGCACGGAGAAAACCTGCAAAAAATATTGTGTGGATATATATCGCATGGAGTGCGTCCATCCAAATAGTCCATGCCGAGTATTTTGTATTTCTCTGTGACCTCTCCTGATTTTCTCTGTGTCCTAAAAGGGTACTCCGACGTGCTACGCACGTAGGGTATCCGTGTCGACGCTCTTAATGCCGGCCTTAGGCCAGCTAGTAAGCGGATGCTATGATGGTCCGGTCGTCCGCAATCCCGAAGCATTGCATCCATGGCGGGTTATTCCTGTACGGTCGGTGAACATCGCTATCGTTTTCCGGATCTGAAAACCCTGTTGGCGAAAGCCACGCCCGCGCGCTCGGGCGACCGGCTTGCCTGCCTTGCCGCAGACAGCGAAGAAGAGCGCGTTGCCGCCCAGATGGCACTGGCCGATGCGCCGCTGCGGACTTTCCTCGATGAGGCCGTCGTGCCTTACGAGAGCGACGAAGTCACCCGGCTCATCCTCGATTCGCATGACGTGGCCGCGTTTGCGCCGGTGGCTCATCTGACGGTGGGGGATTTCCGCGACTGGTTGCTCGACTACGGCACCGATTCGGCGAAACTCACTGCGCTGGCACCCGGCCTAACGCCGGAAATGACAGCCGCTGCTTCGAAAATCATGCGCATCCAGGATATGGTGCTGGTGGCGCGCAAGTGCCGCGTCATCGCGCGATTTCGCGATACGCTCGGTCTGGAGGGGCGGTTGTCGAACCGCCTGCAGCCGAATCATCCGACGGACGACCCCAAAGGTATCGCGGCAAGCATTCTCGACGGGCTGCTGTATGGTTGCGGTGACGCCGTGATCGGCATCAATCCCGCCACCGACAATGTCGATCAGGTGATCAGGCTTCTGGTGATGCTCGATGAAATCATCCAGACCTACCGGATTCCGACCCAGTCCTGCGTCCTGACCCACGTAACGAATGCGATGCAGGCAATCGAGCGGCGCGCACCGGTGGACCTGGTGTTCCAATCGATCGCCGGCACCGAAACGACCAATGCCAGCTTCGGATTCAACCTGGCCCTGCTTGCCGAAGCCAATCAGGCGGCGCGCCAACTCGGGCGAGGGACGGTGGGCGGCAACGTGATGTACTTCGAGACGGGGCAGGGCAGCGCACTCTCGGCAAACGGACACCACGGCGTCGATCAGCAGACTTGCGAAGCGCGTGCCTATGGTGTGGCGCGGGCGTTTTCGCCGATGCTGGTGAACAGCGTGGTCGGGTTCATCGGGCCCGAATATCTCAACGGCCGCGAGATCGTCCGCGCGGGCGTGGAAGACCATTTCTGCGGGAAACTGCTCGGCCTGCCGATGGGCATGGACGTGTGCTATACCAATCATGCGGACGCCGACCAGGACGACATGGATACGCTGCTCACGCTGCTCGGCACGGCCGGCTGTAATTTCATCATGGGCGTGCCGGGCGCCGACGACATCATGCTGAACTATCAAAGCACGTCCTTCCACGATGCGCTCTATCTGCGCCAGGTGCTGGGGCTGAGGCCTGCGCCCGAGTTCGAAGCCTGGCTTGTGAAGA encodes:
- a CDS encoding ethanolamine ammonia-lyase subunit EutB is translated as MAGYSCTVGEHRYRFPDLKTLLAKATPARSGDRLACLAADSEEERVAAQMALADAPLRTFLDEAVVPYESDEVTRLILDSHDVAAFAPVAHLTVGDFRDWLLDYGTDSAKLTALAPGLTPEMTAAASKIMRIQDMVLVARKCRVIARFRDTLGLEGRLSNRLQPNHPTDDPKGIAASILDGLLYGCGDAVIGINPATDNVDQVIRLLVMLDEIIQTYRIPTQSCVLTHVTNAMQAIERRAPVDLVFQSIAGTETTNASFGFNLALLAEANQAARQLGRGTVGGNVMYFETGQGSALSANGHHGVDQQTCEARAYGVARAFSPMLVNSVVGFIGPEYLNGREIVRAGVEDHFCGKLLGLPMGMDVCYTNHADADQDDMDTLLTLLGTAGCNFIMGVPGADDIMLNYQSTSFHDALYLRQVLGLRPAPEFEAWLVKMGIFEDGTRLKQVTAQHPLLGLVKY